The following coding sequences are from one Neovison vison isolate M4711 chromosome X, ASM_NN_V1, whole genome shotgun sequence window:
- the SLITRK4 gene encoding SLIT and NTRK-like protein 4, whose product MFLWLFLLLSALISSTNADSDISVEICNVCSCVSVENVLYVNCEKVSVYRPNQLKPPWSNFYHLNFQNNFLNILYPNTFLNFSHAVSLQLGNNKLQNIEGGAFLGLSALKQLHLNNNELKILRADTFLGIENLEYLQADYNLIKYIERGAFNKLHKLKVLILNDNLISFLPDNIFRFASLTHLDIRGNRIQKLPYIGVLEHIGRVVELQLEDNPWNCSCDLLPLKAWLENMPYNIYIGEAICETPSDLYGRLLKETNKQELCPMGTGSDFDVRILPPSQLENGYTTPNGHTTQTSLHRLVTKPPKTTNPSKISGIVAGKSLSNRNLSQIVSYQTRVPPLTPCPAPCFCKTHPSDLGLSVNCQEKNIQSMSELVPKPLNAKKLHVNGNSIKDVDVADFAEFEGLDLLHLGSNQITAIKGDVFHNLTNLRRLYLNGNQIERLYPEIFSGLHNLQYLYLEYNLIKEILAGTFDSMPNLQLLYLNNNLLKSLPVYIFSGAPLARLNLRNNKFMYLPVSGVLDQLQSLTQIDLEGNPWDCTCDLVALKLWLEKLNDGIVVKELKCETPVQFANIELKSLKNEILCPKLLNKPSAPFTSPAPAITFTTPLGPIRSPPGGPVPLSILILSILVVLILTVFVAFCLLVFVLRRNKKPTVKHEGLGNPECGSMQLQLRKHDHKTNKKDGLSTEAFIPQTIEQMSKSHTCGLKESETGFMFSDPPGQKVVMRNVADKEKDLLHVDGRKRLSTIDELDELFPSRDSNVFIQNFLESKKEYNSIGVSGFEIRYPEKPQDKKNKKSLIGGNHSKIVVEQRKSSEYFELKAKLQSSPDYLQVLEEQTALNKI is encoded by the coding sequence ATGTTTCTTTGGCTCTTTCTGCTTTTGTCAGCCCTGATTTCTTCGACAAATGCAGATTCTGACATATCAGTGGAAATTTGCAATGTGTGCTCCTGCGTGTCAGTTGAGAACGTGCTCTATGTCAACTGTGAGAAGGTTTCAGTCTACAGACCAAATCAGCTGAAGCCACCTTGGTCTAATTTCTATCACCTCAatttccaaaacaattttttaaatatcctctATCCAAACACATTCTTGAATTTTTCACACGCAGTATCCCTGCAGCTGGGAAATAATAAACTGCAGAACATTGAGGGAGGAGCCTTTCTtgggctcagtgcattaaagcagTTGCACTTGAACAACAATGAATTAAAGATTCTCCGAGCTGACACTTTCCTTGGCATAGAGAACTTGGAGTATCTCCAGGCTGACTACAATTTAATCAAGTATATTGAACGAGGAGCCTTCAATAAGCTCCACAAACTGAAAGTTCTCATTCTTAATGACAACCTGATTTCATTCCTTCCTGATAATATTTTCCGATTCGCATCTTTGACCCATCTGGATATACGGGGGAACAGAATCCAGAAGCTCCCCTATATCGGAGTTCTGGAGCACATAGGCCGTGTCGTTGAACTGCAACTGGAAGATAACCCCTGGAACTGTAGCTGTGATTTGTTGCCTTTGAAAGCGTGGCTGGAGAATATGCCATATAACATTTACATAGGAGAGGCTATCTGTGAAACTCCCAGCGACTTATACGGAAGGCTTCTGAAAGAAACCAACAAACAAGAATTATGCCCCATGGGCACAGGCAGTGATTTCGATGTGCGAATCCTGCCTCCGTCTCAGCTGGAGAATGGCTACACCACTCCCAACGGTCACACGACCCAAACATCCTTACACAGATTAGTGACCAAACCGCCGAAGACAACCAATCCGTCCAAGATCTCTGGAATCGTAGCGGGCAAGTCCCTCTCCAACCGCAATCTCAGCCAGATTGTGTCCTACCAAACGAGGGTGCCCCCTCTGACACCTTGCCCAGCACCTTGCTTTTGCAAAACACATCCTTCGGATTTGGGACTGAGCGTCAACTGCCAAGAGAAGAATATACAGTCCATGTCTGAACTGGTCCCGAAACCCTTAAATGCCAAGAAGTTGCATGTCAATGGCAACAGCATCAAAGACGTGGACGTCGCGGACTTCGCCGAGTTTGAAGGACTGGATTTGCTCCATTTAGGCAGCAATCAGATTACGGCGATCAAGGGAGATGTATTCCACAATCTCACTAATTTACGCAGGCTGTATCTCAACGGCAATCAGATTGAAAGACTCTATCCTGAGATATTTTCCGGCCTGCATAACCTGCAGTATCTGTATTTGGAATACAACTTGATTAAGGAGATCCTGGCGGGCACCTTTGACTCGATGCCAAATCTGCAGTTGCTCTACTTAAACAACAATCTCCTGAAGAGCCTGCCCGTTTACATTTTCTCGGGAGCACCCCTCGCTAGACTGAACCTGAGGAACAACAAGTTCATGTACTTACCCGTCAGCGGGGTCCTCGATCAGCTGCAGTCTCTCACACAGATCGACTTGGAGGGCAACCCCTGGGACTGCACTTGTGACTTGGTGGCATTAAAGCTGTGGCTGGAGAAGTTGAATGACGGCATTGTCGTGAAGGAACTGAAATGCGAGACTCCGGTTCAGTTTGCCAACATCGAGCTGAAGTCCctcaagaatgaaatcttgtgtCCCAAACTCTTAAACAAGCCATCGGCGCCGTTTACGAGCCCTGCACCTGCCATAACGTTCACCACCCCGCTGGGTCCCATTCGAAGCCCTCCCGGTGGCCCGGTGCCTCTGTCTATTCTCATCCTCAGCATCCTCGTGGTCCTCATCTTAACTGTCTTCGTTGctttttgtcttcttgtttttgtGCTGCGGCGAAACAAGAAGCCCACGGTCAAGCACGAgggcctggggaatcctgagtgcGGCTCCATGCAGCTGCAGCTGAGGAAGCATGACCACAAGACCAATAAAAAAGACGGGCTGAGCACAGAAGCCTTCATTCCACAAACCATCGAGCAGATGAGCAAGAGCCACACCTGCGGTTTGAAAGAGTCCGAAACCGGCTTCATGTTTTCAGATCCTCCAGGACAGAAAGTCGTCATGAGAAATGTCGCCGACAAGGAGAAAGATTTACTACACGTGGATGGCAGGAAGAGACTGAGCACAATCGATGAGCTGGACGAACTATTCCCGAGCAGGGATTCCAACGTGTTTATTCAGAATTTTCTGGAAAGCAAAAAGGAGTACAATAGCATAGGTGTCAGTGGCTTTGAGATCCGCTATCCCGAAAAACcacaagacaaaaaaaacaagaagtcCCTGATAGGCGGCAACCACAGTAAAATTGTCGTGGAGCAGCGGAAAAGCAGCGAGTACTTTGAACTGAAGGCCAAACTCCAGAGTTCCCCTGACTACCTACAGGTCCTTGAGGAGCAGACAGCTTTGAACAAGATCTAG